Proteins from a genomic interval of Lolium perenne isolate Kyuss_39 chromosome 1, Kyuss_2.0, whole genome shotgun sequence:
- the LOC127331531 gene encoding uncharacterized protein: MEHLARYPDSRTRVYHLMAEGMAFKVTVALRARRRAAVLQISVASETFVFQICYADEVTQVLNEFLQDGNIRFGVAAISNDAKMLRPYGVHITYAYDLVKILPNPTNKPTPSLYDLANYTIETNLEKKRKYKKMDIAAQEKEDKLIFGWANFSLSYEQVHYAPLDARMGFEIARSHWMLVGYNNHVDRLNI, translated from the exons ATGGAGCACCTCGCGCGCTACCCGGATTCTCGAACTCGGGTGTACCACCTCATGGCCGAAGGGATGGCTTTCAAGGTCACGGTCGCGCTCCGTGCAAGAAGG CGCGCCGCCGTCCTTCAAATCTCGGTGGCGTCCGAGACGTTTGTGTTCCAGATTTGTTATGCCGATGAAGTGACACAAGTGCTCAACGAGTTCTTGCAGGACGGGAACATCAGATTTGGTGTCGCTGCTATCAGCAATGATGCGAAAATGTTGCGTCCTTACGGCGTTCATATCACTTATGCGTACGACCTCGTGAAGATACTCCCGAACCCCACCAACAAGCCCACTCCGAGTCTATATGATTTGGCAAACTATACCATTGAGACAAACCTTGAGAAGAAGAGGaagtacaagaagatggacatCGCCGCGCAAGAAAAAGAAGATAAGCTCATTTTTGGATGGGCCAATTTTTCATTGAGCTACGAGCAAGTGCACTATGCTCCTCTAGACGCTCGCATGGGCTTCGAGATTGCTAGGAGCCATTGGATGCTAGTTGGCTATAATAACCATGTTGATCGTCTCAATATTTAG